A section of the Streptomyces sp. NBC_01591 genome encodes:
- a CDS encoding carbohydrate ABC transporter permease, with the protein MPGRAAPVLEADHGAASGTGAGKRAVRAVPAWRRSLRPYLLIAPALLLTGGILYPFGLGLYYTVFDFAASKPQPDLVGVENYRRIFTQPAFWDSARVTVAYAVGAAAVETVLGVAVALLLHRSSRVGRVLEKILILPLMIAPVIAAIMWKLMLQPSVGVINHLLEPFGLGGVQWTDTPTGALLSSIAVDVWVYTPFVAILALAGLRSLPASPFEAAAVDGAGWWFTFRRLTLPMLWPYVLVAVIFRFMDSLKVFDIIYALTEGGPGDSTMVLQIRAYLEAIRFQRYSFGISYMIVLWAVVYLVTMVLVRYLGRIQNRAAEVER; encoded by the coding sequence GTGCCGGGACGCGCGGCCCCCGTGCTGGAGGCCGACCACGGGGCGGCCTCCGGCACGGGGGCCGGGAAGCGTGCGGTGCGGGCGGTGCCGGCCTGGCGCCGCTCGCTGCGGCCGTATCTGCTGATCGCGCCCGCGCTGCTGCTGACCGGCGGCATCCTCTACCCGTTCGGCCTCGGCCTCTACTACACGGTGTTCGACTTCGCGGCGAGCAAACCGCAGCCGGACCTGGTGGGCGTCGAGAACTACCGGCGGATCTTCACCCAGCCGGCGTTCTGGGACTCGGCGCGGGTGACGGTGGCGTACGCGGTCGGCGCGGCGGCCGTCGAGACGGTGCTCGGGGTGGCCGTGGCGCTGCTGCTGCACCGGTCGAGCCGCGTCGGGCGGGTGCTGGAGAAGATCCTGATCCTGCCGCTGATGATCGCGCCGGTGATCGCCGCGATCATGTGGAAGCTGATGCTCCAGCCGTCGGTCGGCGTCATCAACCATCTCCTGGAGCCGTTCGGGCTCGGCGGTGTGCAGTGGACGGACACCCCGACGGGCGCGCTGCTCTCGTCGATCGCCGTGGACGTGTGGGTCTACACACCGTTCGTCGCGATCCTCGCGCTGGCCGGTCTGCGCTCGCTGCCCGCCTCGCCGTTCGAGGCGGCGGCGGTCGACGGGGCGGGCTGGTGGTTCACCTTCCGGCGCCTGACCCTGCCGATGCTCTGGCCGTACGTCCTGGTCGCCGTGATCTTCCGGTTCATGGATTCGCTGAAGGTCTTCGACATCATCTACGCGCTGACCGAGGGCGGCCCCGGCGACTCGACGATGGTGCTCCAGATCCGGGCCTATCTGGAGGCGATCCGCTTCCAGCGCTACTCGTTCGGGATCAGCTACATGATCGTGCTGTGGGCCGTGGTCTACCTGGTCACGATGGTGCTGGTGCGCTATCTGGGCCGGATCCAGAACCGGGCCGCAGAGGTGGAGCGATGA
- a CDS encoding ABC transporter substrate-binding protein, which yields MDMHAHDRRRFLAIGAATAASATPLLTACGAGFGGDKARNDGSAADDVTGSFDWKRAKGRTVKALLNKHPYTDALIADLKAFTEKTGIKVEYDVFPEDNYFDKLTVDLSSGRASYDVFMLGAYMVWQYGPPGWLEDLGPWMRNSSATGSEWDQEDFFPNLLSADQWSLKAGAPLGQGGQYALPWGWETNVVAYNTEVFKKLGLKPAETFDELREVAGAITRRAPGAGFDGMYGVAVRGSRSWATIHPGFMTMYARNGLKDFTVEGGKVKPAMNSPEAIAFTRDWAEMVRKGGPPSWTSYTWYQCSSDLGAKKAGMLFDADTAAYFQAVKGASPASGKIAFHPGPKGPGGSLATNMWIWSLGMNARSRNKSAAWLFLQWATGKEHLRKGAIEHNHIDPVRKSVSQDAAYKDKMRAVPGFIETFETVVDETRIQFTPQEQFFDATTSWAAALQEIYGGKNASSVLNGLSGDLASKVG from the coding sequence ATGGACATGCACGCGCACGACCGGCGACGGTTCCTCGCCATCGGCGCGGCCACGGCCGCGTCCGCCACCCCGCTGCTGACCGCCTGCGGTGCGGGCTTCGGCGGTGACAAGGCCAGGAACGACGGCTCCGCGGCCGACGATGTCACCGGCTCCTTCGACTGGAAGCGGGCCAAGGGAAGAACGGTCAAGGCGCTGCTCAACAAGCATCCGTACACCGATGCGCTGATCGCCGACCTGAAGGCGTTCACCGAGAAGACCGGGATCAAGGTCGAGTACGACGTCTTCCCCGAGGACAACTACTTCGACAAGCTCACCGTCGACCTCTCCAGCGGACGTGCCTCCTACGACGTGTTCATGCTCGGCGCGTACATGGTGTGGCAGTACGGGCCGCCCGGCTGGCTGGAGGATCTCGGCCCCTGGATGCGCAATTCCTCGGCCACCGGGTCCGAATGGGACCAGGAGGACTTCTTCCCCAACCTCCTCTCGGCCGACCAGTGGTCGCTGAAGGCGGGTGCGCCGCTCGGGCAGGGCGGGCAGTACGCGCTGCCGTGGGGCTGGGAGACCAATGTCGTCGCGTACAACACCGAGGTGTTCAAGAAGCTCGGCCTGAAGCCCGCCGAGACCTTCGACGAGCTGCGCGAGGTCGCCGGGGCCATCACCCGCCGGGCGCCGGGGGCGGGCTTCGACGGGATGTACGGGGTCGCGGTGCGCGGCTCGCGCAGCTGGGCGACGATCCATCCCGGCTTCATGACGATGTACGCCCGCAACGGCCTGAAGGACTTCACGGTCGAGGGCGGGAAGGTGAAGCCCGCGATGAACTCCCCGGAGGCGATCGCGTTCACCCGGGACTGGGCGGAGATGGTCAGGAAGGGCGGGCCGCCGTCCTGGACCTCGTACACCTGGTACCAGTGCTCCAGCGACCTCGGGGCGAAGAAGGCGGGGATGCTCTTCGACGCGGACACCGCCGCCTACTTCCAGGCGGTGAAGGGGGCCTCCCCCGCCTCCGGGAAGATCGCCTTCCACCCCGGCCCGAAGGGCCCCGGCGGCTCTCTCGCCACGAACATGTGGATCTGGTCGCTCGGCATGAACGCCAGGAGCCGCAACAAGTCCGCCGCCTGGCTGTTCCTCCAGTGGGCGACCGGCAAGGAGCATCTGCGCAAGGGCGCGATCGAGCACAACCACATCGACCCGGTACGGAAGTCGGTCAGCCAGGACGCGGCGTACAAGGACAAGATGCGGGCCGTCCCGGGCTTCATCGAGACCTTCGAGACGGTCGTCGACGAGACGAGGATCCAGTTCACCCCGCAGGAGCAGTTCTTCGACGCGACGACCAGCTGGGCCGCCGCGCTCCAGGAGATCTACGGCGGGAAGAACGCCTCGTCCGTGCTGAACGGCCTGTCCGGCGATCTGGCGTCGAAGGTCGGCTGA
- a CDS encoding ABC transporter ATP-binding protein, with amino-acid sequence MTGPAAIALRGVRKRYGKNTALDGLDLEVAEGEFFCLLGPSGAGKTTTLKTIAGLERPQAGTVELGGADMAGVEPYDRGVAMCFESYALYPHRTAYDNLASPLRSPRHRLPAHEARERIGEIAELLGIGALLDRQVGRLSNGQRQRVALGRVLVRPARAFLLDEPLSHLDAKLRQAMRAELRAIGAVRRTTTLYVTHDSVEALALGDRIGVIRDGRMVQTGTREELWHRPYDTFVARSFGRPRINLLPGTVTPEGHFRSPDGAYELPLTVPAPPGTAVQLGVRPRDIGLRGPAETAGGGPAPELTGVVHVTELLGRATEVTVRIGGQRLSLVVPRAEAAGLSPDQPVRLSVPPESLLLFEADRPARPGRRIST; translated from the coding sequence ATGACCGGCCCGGCAGCCATCGCGCTGCGCGGTGTCAGGAAGCGGTACGGGAAGAACACCGCGCTCGACGGCCTGGACCTGGAGGTGGCCGAGGGCGAGTTCTTCTGTCTGCTCGGCCCGTCCGGCGCCGGTAAGACGACCACGCTCAAGACGATCGCGGGCCTGGAGCGGCCGCAGGCCGGGACGGTCGAGCTGGGCGGGGCGGACATGGCGGGCGTGGAGCCCTACGACCGGGGCGTGGCCATGTGCTTCGAGTCGTACGCGCTCTACCCGCACCGCACCGCGTACGACAATCTCGCTTCCCCGCTCCGCTCGCCGCGCCACCGCCTCCCCGCGCACGAGGCGCGCGAGCGGATCGGGGAGATCGCCGAGCTCCTGGGCATCGGCGCCCTGCTGGACCGTCAGGTGGGCCGGCTCTCCAACGGCCAGCGGCAGCGGGTGGCGCTCGGCCGGGTGCTGGTGCGGCCGGCCAGGGCGTTCCTGCTCGACGAGCCGCTGTCGCACCTCGACGCGAAGCTGCGGCAGGCGATGCGCGCGGAGCTGCGGGCGATCGGCGCGGTCCGGCGCACCACCACGCTGTACGTCACCCACGACTCGGTGGAGGCGCTGGCGCTGGGCGACCGGATCGGGGTGATCAGGGACGGCCGCATGGTGCAGACCGGCACCCGCGAGGAGCTGTGGCACCGCCCGTACGACACCTTCGTCGCCCGGTCCTTCGGCCGGCCACGGATCAATCTGCTGCCGGGGACGGTGACGCCCGAGGGGCACTTCCGGTCGCCGGACGGGGCGTACGAGCTGCCGCTGACGGTGCCCGCCCCGCCCGGCACCGCCGTCCAACTGGGCGTACGGCCACGGGACATCGGGCTCCGGGGACCGGCGGAGACCGCCGGCGGGGGCCCGGCCCCGGAGCTGACCGGCGTCGTCCATGTCACCGAGCTGCTGGGCCGGGCCACCGAAGTCACCGTCCGGATCGGCGGGCAGCGGCTGTCCCTCGTCGTCCCGCGCGCCGAAGCGGCCGGCCTGAGCCCCGACCAGCCGGTCCGGCTCTCCGTACCGCCTGAGAGTCTGCTGCTGTTCGAGGCCGACCGGCCGGCACGTCCAGGACGAAGGATCAGCACGTGA
- a CDS encoding ABC transporter ATP-binding protein — MTELALRALRKTYTGRGRVAVEAVRSIDIELRSGELLGLLGPSGCGKSTTLRMIAGLETVTGGDILIGGSSVAELPARRRNIGVAFENYALYPPLTVAENLGFGLAARGGCGRAEIRRRVTGMAERIGITDLLDARPAGLSSGQKQRVALARALIRVPDVLLLDEPLSHLDAAQRDTTRRELKRIQRDSGHTTILVTHDQEEALSLADRIAVMRDGEIQQLGTPEEIYDAPANLFVADFVGEPAVNLLPGTADGSGGVRLSDSVRIPVPHRIAAGRAVVLGIRPEDLCLDDTGVRARVAAHEPLLESGIATLSLDGVAEPLVVVTGPEVRLDRDDTVRITADPRHVHVFDAQTGDALR, encoded by the coding sequence ATGACTGAACTGGCCCTGCGCGCCCTGCGCAAGACCTACACCGGGCGGGGCCGGGTGGCCGTCGAGGCCGTCCGGTCCATCGACATCGAGCTGCGCTCCGGCGAGCTGCTGGGGCTGCTCGGCCCGTCCGGCTGCGGCAAGTCCACGACCCTGCGGATGATCGCCGGCCTGGAGACAGTCACCGGCGGCGACATCCTCATCGGCGGCTCGTCGGTGGCCGAGCTCCCGGCCCGGCGGCGCAATATCGGGGTGGCGTTCGAGAACTACGCTCTCTACCCGCCGCTGACGGTCGCCGAGAACCTCGGTTTCGGACTCGCCGCCCGGGGCGGGTGCGGCCGGGCCGAGATCCGCCGCCGGGTCACCGGGATGGCCGAACGCATCGGGATCACCGACCTCCTGGACGCCCGCCCGGCCGGGCTCTCCAGCGGCCAGAAGCAGCGGGTCGCGCTGGCCCGCGCGCTGATCCGGGTCCCCGACGTCCTCCTCCTGGACGAACCGCTCTCCCATCTCGACGCCGCCCAACGGGACACCACCCGGCGCGAGTTGAAACGCATCCAGCGCGACAGCGGCCACACCACCATCCTCGTCACGCACGACCAGGAGGAGGCGCTGTCGCTCGCCGACCGGATCGCGGTGATGCGGGACGGCGAGATCCAGCAGCTCGGCACGCCCGAGGAGATCTACGACGCCCCGGCGAATCTGTTCGTCGCCGACTTCGTCGGGGAACCGGCGGTCAATCTGCTGCCGGGCACGGCCGACGGATCGGGCGGGGTGCGCCTCTCGGACTCCGTGCGCATCCCCGTACCGCACCGGATCGCGGCGGGACGCGCGGTGGTGCTCGGCATCCGCCCGGAGGACCTGTGTCTGGACGACACTGGCGTACGGGCCCGGGTCGCCGCCCACGAGCCCCTGCTGGAATCCGGCATCGCCACGCTCTCGCTCGACGGGGTGGCGGAGCCACTGGTCGTCGTGACCGGTCCGGAGGTACGGCTCGACCGGGACGACACCGTACGCATCACCGCCGATCCCCGGCACGTCCATGTCTTCGACGCCCAGACAGGAGACGCTCTGCGATGA
- a CDS encoding carbohydrate ABC transporter permease encodes MKRRLLALAADLALILYFVFALFPVAWMVILSLKPTNELFSTYFSFTPTLDSYRTVLGAGDDQGVPFLRFFVNSLVVSLGAVALSLVIGLPAAYAAARWRFRGSENLMFTLLSFRFAPELTVIIPLFVLYQQLGLFDTYVGMVWVLQLVTLPLIVWIMRSYFSDLSPELEQAALLDGYTRKQAFFKVALPLVKPGIAAVSLLAFIFAWNNFVFPLILTSSNAQTVTVGALSFLGGDRPKYNLTAAAALVSVIPPLLLALTIQRYLVRGLSFGAVKS; translated from the coding sequence ATGAAACGCAGGCTGCTCGCCCTCGCCGCCGACCTGGCGCTGATCCTCTACTTCGTCTTCGCGCTGTTCCCGGTCGCCTGGATGGTGATCCTGTCGCTGAAGCCGACGAACGAGCTGTTCAGCACGTACTTCTCGTTCACCCCGACCCTCGACTCGTACCGCACGGTCCTGGGCGCCGGGGACGACCAGGGCGTGCCGTTCCTCCGGTTCTTCGTGAACAGCCTCGTCGTGTCGCTGGGGGCCGTCGCGCTGTCGCTGGTGATCGGGCTGCCCGCCGCGTACGCCGCCGCGCGGTGGCGGTTCCGCGGCTCGGAGAACCTGATGTTCACCCTGCTCTCGTTCCGCTTCGCGCCCGAACTCACCGTGATCATCCCGCTGTTCGTGCTCTACCAGCAGCTCGGGCTCTTCGACACCTATGTCGGCATGGTGTGGGTGCTGCAACTGGTGACGCTCCCGTTGATCGTCTGGATCATGCGGTCGTACTTCTCCGACCTCTCCCCCGAGCTGGAGCAGGCGGCGCTGCTGGACGGGTACACGCGCAAACAGGCGTTCTTCAAGGTCGCGCTGCCGCTGGTGAAGCCGGGGATCGCGGCCGTCTCGCTGCTGGCGTTCATCTTCGCGTGGAACAACTTCGTCTTCCCGCTGATCCTGACCTCGTCGAACGCGCAGACGGTGACGGTCGGCGCGCTGTCCTTCCTCGGCGGCGACCGGCCCAAGTACAACCTGACGGCCGCGGCGGCCCTGGTCTCGGTGATCCCGCCGCTGCTGCTGGCGCTCACCATCCAGCGCTATCTGGTGCGCGGCCTGTCGTTCGGGGCGGTGAAGTCATGA
- a CDS encoding FGGY-family carbohydrate kinase codes for MTRPMTGPMNGTTSRPMTRYIGIDVGTSVVKAAAFDPRGRTLAVESRPVGLTIHDGFVEQDMEEVYGAVREVLDALGSDGVAFVGLTGQGDGVWLVDAAGRPVRKAISWMDGRAHELVDSWLASGVFETVYRRTGSAMFPGCPGPVLAWLDRHEPAALDAATTALYCKDMVFQRLTGVRATDVSDASMPFLDPLTRAYAPDVVAALGLTHRAPLLAPVSDPVATAELPSGLRISNGPYDLPACALGAGVTRPGDGLLIVGTCLAALVATERLDLDGEPAGLHISTDRPGHWLRAMPAMVGTAALDWVLTTTGVRHTEVDALLAATPPGANGVRVLPYFAPSGERAPFVEPRLRAELTGVSLETTPADLIRAVCEGIGFAARHCLEAAGLTGTLALCGGGTRSPAWMRLFADVLGRPVRIVEGEVGARGAVLAAARRFGAELDTAAWTAPTSVVEPDPARAAYYAKAYEDHLDRLAEARTHARA; via the coding sequence ATGACCAGGCCCATGACCGGACCCATGAACGGGACCACGAGCCGACCCATGACGAGATACATCGGCATCGATGTCGGCACGTCCGTGGTGAAGGCCGCGGCCTTCGACCCGCGCGGCCGCACCCTGGCCGTCGAGTCCCGCCCGGTGGGCCTCACGATCCACGACGGTTTCGTGGAGCAGGACATGGAGGAGGTGTACGGCGCGGTCCGCGAGGTGCTGGACGCGCTCGGCTCCGACGGGGTGGCGTTCGTCGGCCTCACCGGTCAGGGCGACGGCGTCTGGCTGGTCGACGCGGCGGGCCGGCCGGTCCGCAAGGCGATCTCCTGGATGGACGGCCGGGCCCATGAACTGGTCGACTCCTGGCTGGCGTCCGGGGTCTTCGAGACCGTCTACCGGCGCACCGGCAGCGCGATGTTCCCGGGCTGCCCGGGCCCGGTGCTGGCCTGGCTCGACCGGCACGAGCCGGCCGCGCTCGACGCCGCGACGACCGCCCTGTACTGCAAGGACATGGTGTTCCAGCGGCTGACGGGGGTCCGGGCCACGGATGTCTCCGACGCGTCGATGCCGTTCCTGGACCCGTTGACCCGTGCGTACGCCCCGGATGTCGTGGCCGCCCTCGGCCTCACCCACCGGGCCCCGCTCCTCGCCCCGGTCAGCGACCCGGTGGCCACCGCCGAACTCCCCTCCGGGTTACGGATCTCCAACGGCCCGTACGACCTGCCGGCCTGCGCGCTCGGCGCGGGCGTCACCCGTCCCGGCGACGGGCTGCTGATCGTCGGCACCTGTCTCGCCGCGCTGGTGGCCACCGAACGGCTCGACCTGGACGGCGAACCGGCGGGGCTGCACATCTCCACCGACCGCCCCGGCCACTGGCTGCGCGCCATGCCCGCGATGGTCGGCACCGCGGCCCTGGACTGGGTCCTGACCACCACCGGCGTACGCCACACGGAGGTCGACGCGCTGCTCGCCGCCACCCCGCCCGGCGCGAACGGTGTCCGGGTGCTCCCCTACTTCGCCCCGTCCGGCGAACGCGCCCCGTTCGTCGAGCCGAGGCTGCGCGCCGAACTCACCGGGGTGTCCCTGGAGACCACCCCGGCGGACCTGATCCGCGCCGTCTGCGAAGGCATCGGCTTCGCCGCCCGGCACTGCCTGGAGGCCGCGGGCCTCACCGGCACCCTCGCCCTGTGCGGCGGCGGCACCCGATCCCCCGCCTGGATGCGGCTGTTCGCCGATGTGCTGGGACGGCCGGTCCGGATCGTGGAGGGCGAGGTCGGTGCGCGGGGTGCGGTGCTCGCGGCGGCCCGGCGCTTCGGCGCGGAGCTGGACACGGCGGCGTGGACGGCCCCGACCTCGGTCGTCGAACCGGACCCGGCGCGGGCGGCGTACTACGCGAAGGCGTACGAGGACCACCTGGACCGGCTCGCGGAGGCCCGTACGCACGCCCGCGCATGA
- a CDS encoding NAD(P)-dependent oxidoreductase → MTRPETVRPEAVRPATRILLAGDHFVRNSLLAEALHHALDPLGTEPQLGELTLPWPLEPFGKVAEVDEASDVEDALIAALDGVEVCVTQMGPFTERVLAAAPDLRLIVVCRGGPVNVNAAAARARGVRVCFAPGRNAAATAEFTVGLILSALRRIPEAHRSLAADGRWDASHYTYENCGLELEDTPVGLIGYGAVGSRVARVLSAFGAEVEVYDPYVRGDVHGMRAGSLEALLARSRVLTLHARLTPESRHLIGARELALLPRGAVLVNAARGGLLDTDALCDALDSGQLRAAALDTYEQEPPPATSRLFRTPHLLMTPHVAGASRAVAQKAARIAAAEVARYVRGEPLAHAL, encoded by the coding sequence ATGACCCGCCCCGAGACAGTCCGCCCGGAGGCAGTCCGCCCCGCTACGAGGATTCTGCTCGCCGGTGACCACTTCGTCCGCAACTCGCTGCTCGCCGAGGCCCTGCACCACGCGCTCGACCCTCTCGGCACGGAGCCGCAGCTCGGCGAACTCACCCTGCCCTGGCCCCTGGAACCCTTCGGCAAGGTCGCCGAGGTCGACGAGGCGAGTGACGTCGAGGACGCGCTGATCGCCGCCCTGGACGGGGTCGAGGTCTGCGTGACCCAGATGGGCCCGTTCACCGAGCGGGTCCTGGCCGCCGCCCCCGATCTCCGGCTGATCGTGGTCTGCCGGGGCGGCCCGGTCAATGTGAACGCCGCCGCGGCACGCGCCCGGGGCGTGCGGGTGTGCTTCGCGCCGGGGCGCAACGCGGCGGCGACCGCCGAGTTCACCGTCGGGCTGATCCTCTCCGCCCTGCGCCGTATCCCCGAGGCGCACCGTTCCCTCGCCGCCGACGGCCGCTGGGACGCCTCCCACTACACCTACGAGAACTGCGGCCTGGAGCTGGAGGACACCCCGGTCGGCCTGATCGGTTACGGCGCGGTGGGCAGCCGGGTGGCCCGGGTGCTCTCCGCGTTCGGCGCCGAGGTCGAGGTGTACGACCCGTATGTGCGCGGCGACGTCCACGGCATGCGCGCCGGCTCGCTGGAGGCGCTGCTGGCCCGCTCGCGCGTCCTCACCCTGCACGCCCGGCTCACCCCGGAGTCCCGGCATCTCATCGGCGCCCGCGAGCTGGCGCTGCTGCCGCGCGGTGCGGTGCTGGTGAACGCGGCCCGGGGCGGGCTGCTGGACACGGACGCGCTGTGCGACGCCCTGGACTCGGGACAGTTGCGGGCCGCGGCGCTCGACACGTACGAGCAGGAGCCGCCCCCGGCCACTTCGCGGCTCTTCCGTACCCCGCATCTGCTGATGACCCCGCATGTGGCGGGTGCCAGCCGGGCCGTCGCGCAGAAGGCGGCCCGGATCGCGGCGGCCGAGGTGGCGCGCTACGTCCGGGGCGAGCCGCTCGCCCACGCGCTGTGA
- a CDS encoding FGGY-family carbohydrate kinase, which translates to MWMGIDLGTQSVRAVVAGDRGEILGSGSAPLTGRRDGVRHEQRPLDWWKALCAAGRQALRDCPAPRALAVCATSGTVLLGDREGRPLTPGVMYDDGRAVAEAARAKAPPSWALPKVMWLLREYGGGAGGAVRVMHQADLVLARLAGTPLPTDSSHALKTGYDLERDDWPRRRFEQLGLPDGLFPDVVRPGTRIGEVGRAAAEETGIPAGTPIVAGMTDGCAAQLASGSLTVGSWNSVLGTTLVLKGVTSSPVEDRTGVVYNHRAPDGSWLPGGASGVGGGVLTAAFPAVDPARMDALARDHEPARVVAYPLVATGERFPFVAPEATGFLLGEPASDAEHWVALLTGVGLVERLCLDYLDLLGAQQYGRLTFTGGAARSGYWSRLRADILGRPVYIPQHSEPALGMAVLAAYGAGEADTLQRAAGRMVRLRHVLRPHPVRTAWYTEPYLTLVEELERRGWLPGPVAAHARTRAEQS; encoded by the coding sequence ATGTGGATGGGCATCGATCTCGGCACGCAGAGCGTCCGGGCGGTGGTGGCAGGAGACCGCGGTGAGATCCTCGGCAGCGGCTCGGCCCCGCTCACGGGCAGACGTGACGGCGTACGGCATGAGCAGCGGCCCCTCGACTGGTGGAAGGCCCTGTGCGCGGCCGGCCGGCAGGCGCTGCGCGACTGCCCCGCCCCGCGTGCGCTCGCCGTCTGCGCCACCTCCGGCACCGTGCTGCTCGGCGACCGCGAAGGCCGGCCGCTGACCCCCGGGGTGATGTACGACGACGGGCGGGCCGTCGCGGAGGCGGCCAGGGCCAAGGCCCCGCCCAGCTGGGCCCTGCCCAAGGTGATGTGGCTGCTGCGGGAGTACGGGGGAGGGGCGGGCGGCGCCGTACGGGTCATGCACCAGGCCGATCTGGTCCTGGCGCGGCTCGCCGGAACGCCGCTGCCCACCGATTCCAGCCACGCCCTGAAGACCGGCTACGACCTGGAGCGGGACGACTGGCCGCGGCGGCGATTCGAGCAGCTGGGCCTGCCCGACGGGCTGTTCCCGGACGTGGTGCGGCCGGGGACACGGATCGGCGAGGTGGGGCGGGCGGCGGCCGAGGAGACCGGGATTCCGGCGGGCACGCCCATCGTGGCCGGGATGACGGACGGGTGCGCGGCGCAGCTCGCCTCCGGCTCGCTCACCGTCGGCTCCTGGAACTCGGTGCTCGGCACGACGCTGGTCCTCAAGGGGGTCACCTCGTCACCGGTCGAGGACCGGACCGGTGTCGTCTACAACCATCGCGCGCCGGACGGGAGCTGGCTGCCGGGCGGGGCCTCGGGGGTCGGCGGCGGGGTGCTGACGGCCGCCTTCCCGGCCGTGGACCCGGCCCGCATGGACGCGCTGGCCCGCGATCACGAACCGGCGCGCGTGGTGGCGTATCCGCTGGTGGCGACAGGGGAGCGCTTCCCGTTCGTGGCGCCGGAGGCCACCGGGTTCCTGCTCGGCGAGCCTGCCTCCGACGCCGAGCACTGGGTGGCCCTGCTGACCGGGGTGGGCCTGGTCGAACGGCTCTGCCTCGACTACCTCGACCTGCTCGGCGCCCAGCAGTACGGCCGGCTCACGTTCACCGGCGGCGCGGCCCGCAGCGGCTACTGGAGCCGGCTGCGCGCCGACATCCTGGGTAGGCCCGTCTACATCCCGCAGCACAGCGAACCCGCCCTCGGCATGGCCGTCCTGGCCGCGTACGGGGCGGGGGAGGCGGACACCCTGCAACGGGCCGCGGGCCGGATGGTGCGGCTGCGGCACGTGCTGCGCCCGCACCCGGTGCGCACGGCGTGGTACACCGAGCCGTACCTCACGCTGGTGGAGGAACTGGAGCGACGCGGCTGGCTGCCCGGCCCGGTCGCCGCACACGCCCGGACCCGGGCGGAGCAGTCGTGA
- a CDS encoding DeoR/GlpR family DNA-binding transcription regulator — protein sequence MSNVPQRGPAPRQASIAEYVLAQGEVSAAELAERFDVSLMTIHRDLDELERQGIVRKFRGGVTAQPSGVFESNVSYRLKTMRAEKAAVAERALKLIEPGMAVMLDDSTSTLEIARRLRSITPLTVVTNFLEAINLLSQERGIHLMGLGGDFDPLHSSFLGVSCVEAVQSLQVDICFTSTSAASGGFAYHQEQHIIAVKRAMLDSASRNVLLLDHSKLGRVALHRLAPLSRFDLLLVDDGASPQALRELDEHKVPYEVCSTGRDTGAGDGDDG from the coding sequence GTGAGCAACGTTCCGCAGCGGGGTCCCGCCCCGCGCCAGGCATCCATAGCCGAGTACGTCCTCGCGCAGGGCGAGGTGAGCGCCGCAGAACTGGCGGAGCGTTTCGACGTCAGCCTGATGACCATCCACCGCGATCTGGACGAGCTGGAACGGCAGGGCATCGTCCGCAAGTTCCGCGGCGGCGTCACCGCCCAGCCGTCCGGCGTCTTCGAGTCGAACGTCTCCTACCGGCTGAAGACGATGCGCGCCGAGAAGGCCGCCGTCGCCGAACGGGCCCTGAAACTCATAGAGCCGGGCATGGCGGTGATGCTCGACGACTCGACGTCCACGCTGGAGATAGCGCGCAGGCTGCGCTCCATCACCCCGCTGACCGTCGTCACCAACTTCCTGGAGGCGATCAACCTGCTGTCGCAGGAGCGCGGCATCCATCTGATGGGCCTCGGAGGGGACTTCGACCCGCTGCACTCCTCGTTCCTCGGCGTCTCGTGCGTGGAGGCGGTGCAGTCGCTCCAGGTCGACATCTGCTTCACCTCCACCTCCGCCGCGTCCGGCGGATTCGCCTACCACCAGGAGCAGCACATCATCGCCGTGAAGCGGGCGATGCTCGACTCGGCGAGCCGCAATGTGCTGCTGCTCGACCACTCGAAGCTGGGCCGGGTCGCCCTGCACCGCCTGGCCCCGCTCTCCCGCTTCGATCTGCTGCTGGTCGACGACGGGGCGTCCCCGCAGGCACTGCGCGAACTCGACGAGCACAAGGTGCCCTACGAGGTCTGCAGCACGGGTCGGGACACCGGAGCGGGGGACGGCGATGACGGGTGA